In Thamnophis elegans isolate rThaEle1 chromosome 4, rThaEle1.pri, whole genome shotgun sequence, the following proteins share a genomic window:
- the CRK gene encoding adapter molecule crk, producing the protein MAGQFDAEDQASWYWGRLSRAEAVELLQGQRHGTFLVRDSGSILGDFVLSVSESSRVSHYIVNSQGGGGAGAAPPAPGSSPKFRIGDQEFDSLPALLEFYKIHYLDTTTLIEPVSKSKHNNDAQLRQEEVEYVRALFDFSGNDEEDLPFKKGDILRIWEKPEEQWWNAEDGGGRRGMIPVPYVEKYKPASAAISAPIGSNQDSTVPQALGGPEPGPYAQPSINTPLPNLQNGPILARVIQKRVPNAYDKTALALEVGELVKVTKINMSGQWEGECNGRRGHFPFTHVRMLDQQNPEEDFS; encoded by the exons ATGGCCGGGCAGTTCGACGCGGAGGACCAGGCGAGCTGGTACTGGGGACGGTTGAGCCGGGCGGAGGCGGTGGAGCTCCTGCAGGGGCAGCGCCACGGCACCTTCCTGGTGCGGGACTCGGGCAGCATCCTGGGCGACTTCGTCCTCTCCGTCTCCGAGAGCTCGCGCGTCTCGCACTACATCGTCAACAGCCAAGGcgggggcggggcgggggcggCCCCCCCGGCGCCCg GGTCGTCTCCTAAGTTTCGGATAGGTGATCAAGAGTTTGATTCCTTACCAGCTTTGTTGGAGTTCTACAAAATACACTACTTGGACACTACAACGTTGATAGAGCCTGTTTCAAAATCAAAGCATAACAATGATGCGCAGCTCAGGCAGGAAGAAGTTGAATATGTACGTGCTCTTTTTGACTTTAGTGGCAATGATGAGGAAGACCTCCCATTTAAGAAAGGAGACATACTGAGGATCTGGGAAAAACCTGAAGAGCAGTGGTGGAATGCAGAGGACGGTGGTGGCAGGCGAGGCATGATACCGGTTCCTTATGTCGAGAAGTATAAGCCTGCCTCTGCTGCAATCTCCGCTCCGATTGGAAGTAACCAGGATAGTACGGTCCCACAAGCATTGGGTGGGCCAGAACCAGGTCCCTATGCCCAGCCTAGCATCAATACGCCACTTCCCAATCTTCAGAATGGGCCAATACTTGCCCGGGTCATCCAGAAGCGGGTCCCTAATGCTTATGACAAGACAGCCTTGGCCTTGGAG GTTGGTGAACTAGTCAAGGTCACCAAGATTAACATGAGTGGCCAGTGGGAAGGAGAGTGCAACGGCAGGCGCGGCCATTTCCCATTCACACATGTCCGGATGCTGGATCAACAGAATCCCGAAGAGGACTTCAGCTGA